A portion of the Osmerus mordax isolate fOsmMor3 chromosome 22, fOsmMor3.pri, whole genome shotgun sequence genome contains these proteins:
- the gpr155b gene encoding lysosomal cholesterol signaling protein isoform X1: MEDSSYVLIHDRNISHPPLSAAPAAMSIDKLFPALLECFGIILCGYVAGRTDIITPSQAKGMGNFVSKFALPALLFKNMVLLDFGDVIWSFLWSVLVAKVSVFVLVCVLTLLVASPESRYSKAGLYSIFATQSNDFALGYPIVDALYRNTHPEYLQYIYLVAPVSLMILNPIGFSLCEVQRWRDDRQPQRSTLSIVGVVFLKVLRNPIVFMVVVGIISHFLLGQRIPAVMGEFVDGLANSFGGAALFYLGLSMVGQLRKLTRDTGVALILLITAKLLVMPLICKDMVELLDSGGNGSSGNHSSLSNYAFLYGVFPTAPSVAIYASQYNMELEVVTSGMVISTFLSAPIMYVSAWLLTIPLMDPTPLVTELQNVSFNISIVSLIALVWTIAVMLLSKKFKRLPHMFTMNLFLAQFLVCVSMILWNFVVHQDNVLGQVLTFTLLYGSLYSTYIWTGLIPLCLALTKRNDLLRLRPGVFIITGWGVPLLIVGGLLLAGERRPDTIDSAFFYGRAQIISTAVVVAVSILLGGFSLMGLSQGAQGEPQDYQALDRASILGTTEDLRPQAEAEDQGPLGLSPDSDIIREFHNCAPAQPMPDMIASIHRNNTSSIQTDQAGALCDGRQGGAAQVQDERQLVRHALLCLLLTVSLLANLSSCLWWLFNKDPGRLYLELQFFCAVANYGQGFISFGVFGLDRHLIMLPFKNRSDPACSGDKHTLACVYTHSHTGTHTHTQVYTQYPSDNLAPGSIHNCPLCVCVCACVCARRLQGLWQSKNSEEETQPVSPEEIRLTCTQFVRYHKDQCVQDLVHIRRYGREGPAPAPQSPARPQSQAQERASFLGSELADWLVRGGVAEGRPEAQAHGARLLQGGVLQQLGHQCGFRDDPALLYCFTQGEGPLHGEPREETPASRGAPGALDVDVEEERSQ, encoded by the exons ATGGAGGACAGCAGCTACGTCCTCATCCACGACAGGAACATTTCCCACCCGCCCCTGTCCGCCGCCCCGGCTGCCATGTCCATCGACAAGCTGTTCCCGGCGCTGCTGGAGTGCTTCGGCATCATCCTGTGCGGCTACGTGGCCGGGCGCACTGACATCATCACCCCCAGCCAGGCCAAGGGCATGGGCAACTTTGTGTCCAAGTTTGCTCTGCCGGCTCTGCTCTTCAAGAACATGGTGCTGCTGGACTTTGGAGACGTCATCTGGTCCTTCCTGTGGAGCGTCCTGGTCGCCAAGGTGTCTGTGTTCGTCctggtgtgtgtactgacccTCCTGGTGGCTAGTCCGGAGAGCCGTTACAGCAAGGCCGGGCTCTACTCTATCTTCGCCACGCAGAGCAACGACTTTGCCCTGGGATACCCTATAG tggatgCCCTATACAGGAACACCCACCCTGAGTATCTTCAGTATATCTACCTGGTGGCTCCGGTCTCCCTCATGATCCTGAACCCGATAGGGTTCTCCCTGTGTGAGGtccagaggtggagggatgacaggcaGCCCCAGCGCAGCACGCTAAGCATCGTGGGAGTTGTATTTCTCAAG GTGCTGAGGAACCCTATCGTGttcatggtggtggtgggcaTCATATCCCACTTCCTGCTGGGCCAGCGCATCCCAGCGGTGATGGGGGAGTTTGTGGACGGCCTGGCCAACTCGTTCGGCGGCGCCGCCCTCTTCTACCTGGGTCTGTCCATGGTGGGCCAGCTACGGAAGCTCACCAGGGACACTGGAGTGGCCCTCATCCTGCTCATCACTGCCAAGCT gCTGGTGATGCCTCTGATCTGTAAGGACATGGTGGAGCTGCTGGACTCTGGAGGTAACGGCAGCTCAGGGAACCACAGCAGCCTGTCGAACTACGCCTTCCTGTACGGTGTGTTTCCCACCGCTCCCAGCGTGGCTATCTACGCCTCCCAGTACAACatggagctggaggtg gtgacATCAGGTATGGTGATCAGCACCTTCCTGTCTGCCCCCATCATGTACGTGTCCGCCTGGCTTCTGACCATCCCCCTGATGGACCCCACGCCCCTGGTCACCGAGCTGCAGAATGTCAGCTTCAACATCAGCATCGTCAGCCTCATCGCGCTG GTGTGGACCATAGCTGTGATGCTCCTCAGTAAGAAGTTCAAAAGGCTCCCTCACATGTTCACCATGAACCTCTTTCTGGCTCAG ttcctggtgtgtgtgagtatgatcCTGTGGAACTTTGTGGTACATCAAGACAACGTGCTGGGCCAAGTGCTGACCTTCACCCTGCTCTACGGCTCGCTGTACAGCACCTACATCTGGACAG GCCTCATCCCTCTGTGTCTGGCTCTGACGAAGAGGAATGACCTGCTGAGGTTACGACCTGGAGTCTTCATAATCACAGGCTGGGG ggtTCCGTTGCTTATTGTCGGTGGTCTGCTGTTGGCGGGGGAACGGAGGCCGGACACCATAGACTCGGCCTTCTTCTATGGCAGGGCCCAG ATCATAAGTACAGCAGTTGTAGTAGCCGTTAGCATCCTGCTAGGAGGTTTCTCCCTGATGGGCCTGAGCCAGGGGGCCCAGGGGGAACCGCAGGACTACCAAGCCCTGGACAGGGCCTCCATCCTGGGAACCACCGAGGACCTGAGGCCCCAGGCTGAAGCTGAAGACCAGGGCCCGCTGGGCCTCTCCCCGGACAGCGACATCATCAGAG AGTTCCACAACTGTGCACCAGCCCAGCCCATGCCTGACATGATCGCCAGCATACACAGAAACAACACCAGCTCAATCCAGACAg accaGGCGGGGGCGCTGTGTGACGGCCGGCAGGGCGGCGCCGCCCAGGTCCAGGATGAGAGACAGCTGGTCCGACAcgccctcctctgcctgctcctcACAGTCAGTCTGCTAGCG AACCTCTCCAGTTGTCTGTGGTGGCTGTTCAACAAAGACCCAGGGAGACTGTACCTGGAGCTTCAGTTCTTCTGTGCTGTGGCCAACTATGGACAG GGCTTCATCTCGTTTGGGGTGTTTGGTCTGGACAGACACCTCATCATGCTGCCCTTCAAGAACAGGTCGGACCCTGCCTGCTCTggcgacaaacacacactcgcatgcgtgtacacacactcacacactggtacacacacccacacgcaagTATACACACAGTATCCTTCCGATAACCTGGCTCCAGGGTCCATTCACAACtgtccgctgtgtgtgtgtgtgtgtgcgtgtgtgtgcgcgcgcagacTGCAGGGTCTGTGGCAGAGTAAGAACAGTGAAGAGGAGACCCAGCCAGTGTCCCCTGAGGAGATCAGACTGACCTGCACCCAGTTTGTCCGCTACCACAAAGACCAGTGTGTCCAGGACCTGGTCCACATCAGGAG GTATGGACGGGAGGGTCCGGCACCAGCCCCCCAGAGTCCGGCCCGGCCCCAGAGCCAAGCCCAGGAGCGAGCCTCGTTCCTGGGCAGTGAGCTGGCGGACTGGCTGGTGCGGGGGGGAGTGGCGGAGGGCCGGCCGGAGGCCCAGGCGCACGGGGCTCGTCTCCTGCAGGGCGGGGTCCTCCAGCAGCTCGGCCACCAGTGCGGCTTCAGGGACGACCCCGCCCTGCTCTACTGCTTCACCCAGGGGGAGGGCCCCCTCCACGGGGAGCCACGCGAGGAGACACCTGCCTCTCGCGGAGCTCCCGGAGCTCTCGATGTGGACGTTGAGGAAGAAAGGAGCCAGTGa
- the gpr155b gene encoding lysosomal cholesterol signaling protein isoform X2, with protein sequence MEDSSYVLIHDRNISHPPLSAAPAAMSIDKLFPALLECFGIILCGYVAGRTDIITPSQAKGMGNFVSKFALPALLFKNMVLLDFGDVIWSFLWSVLVAKVSVFVLVCVLTLLVASPESRYSKAGLYSIFATQSNDFALGYPIVDALYRNTHPEYLQYIYLVAPVSLMILNPIGFSLCEVQRWRDDRQPQRSTLSIVGVVFLKVLRNPIVFMVVVGIISHFLLGQRIPAVMGEFVDGLANSFGGAALFYLGLSMVGQLRKLTRDTGVALILLITAKLLVMPLICKDMVELLDSGGNGSSGNHSSLSNYAFLYGVFPTAPSVAIYASQYNMELEVVTSGMVISTFLSAPIMYVSAWLLTIPLMDPTPLVTELQNVSFNISIVSLIALVWTIAVMLLSKKFKRLPHMFTMNLFLAQFLVCVSMILWNFVVHQDNVLGQVLTFTLLYGSLYSTYIWTGLIPLCLALTKRNDLLRLRPGVFIITGWGVPLLIVGGLLLAGERRPDTIDSAFFYGRAQIISTAVVVAVSILLGGFSLMGLSQGAQGEPQDYQALDRASILGTTEDLRPQAEAEDQGPLGLSPDSDIIREFHNCAPAQPMPDMIASIHRNNTSSIQTDQAGALCDGRQGGAAQVQDERQLVRHALLCLLLTVSLLANLSSCLWWLFNKDPGRLYLELQFFCAVANYGQGFISFGVFGLDRHLIMLPFKNRLQGLWQSKNSEEETQPVSPEEIRLTCTQFVRYHKDQCVQDLVHIRRYGREGPAPAPQSPARPQSQAQERASFLGSELADWLVRGGVAEGRPEAQAHGARLLQGGVLQQLGHQCGFRDDPALLYCFTQGEGPLHGEPREETPASRGAPGALDVDVEEERSQ encoded by the exons ATGGAGGACAGCAGCTACGTCCTCATCCACGACAGGAACATTTCCCACCCGCCCCTGTCCGCCGCCCCGGCTGCCATGTCCATCGACAAGCTGTTCCCGGCGCTGCTGGAGTGCTTCGGCATCATCCTGTGCGGCTACGTGGCCGGGCGCACTGACATCATCACCCCCAGCCAGGCCAAGGGCATGGGCAACTTTGTGTCCAAGTTTGCTCTGCCGGCTCTGCTCTTCAAGAACATGGTGCTGCTGGACTTTGGAGACGTCATCTGGTCCTTCCTGTGGAGCGTCCTGGTCGCCAAGGTGTCTGTGTTCGTCctggtgtgtgtactgacccTCCTGGTGGCTAGTCCGGAGAGCCGTTACAGCAAGGCCGGGCTCTACTCTATCTTCGCCACGCAGAGCAACGACTTTGCCCTGGGATACCCTATAG tggatgCCCTATACAGGAACACCCACCCTGAGTATCTTCAGTATATCTACCTGGTGGCTCCGGTCTCCCTCATGATCCTGAACCCGATAGGGTTCTCCCTGTGTGAGGtccagaggtggagggatgacaggcaGCCCCAGCGCAGCACGCTAAGCATCGTGGGAGTTGTATTTCTCAAG GTGCTGAGGAACCCTATCGTGttcatggtggtggtgggcaTCATATCCCACTTCCTGCTGGGCCAGCGCATCCCAGCGGTGATGGGGGAGTTTGTGGACGGCCTGGCCAACTCGTTCGGCGGCGCCGCCCTCTTCTACCTGGGTCTGTCCATGGTGGGCCAGCTACGGAAGCTCACCAGGGACACTGGAGTGGCCCTCATCCTGCTCATCACTGCCAAGCT gCTGGTGATGCCTCTGATCTGTAAGGACATGGTGGAGCTGCTGGACTCTGGAGGTAACGGCAGCTCAGGGAACCACAGCAGCCTGTCGAACTACGCCTTCCTGTACGGTGTGTTTCCCACCGCTCCCAGCGTGGCTATCTACGCCTCCCAGTACAACatggagctggaggtg gtgacATCAGGTATGGTGATCAGCACCTTCCTGTCTGCCCCCATCATGTACGTGTCCGCCTGGCTTCTGACCATCCCCCTGATGGACCCCACGCCCCTGGTCACCGAGCTGCAGAATGTCAGCTTCAACATCAGCATCGTCAGCCTCATCGCGCTG GTGTGGACCATAGCTGTGATGCTCCTCAGTAAGAAGTTCAAAAGGCTCCCTCACATGTTCACCATGAACCTCTTTCTGGCTCAG ttcctggtgtgtgtgagtatgatcCTGTGGAACTTTGTGGTACATCAAGACAACGTGCTGGGCCAAGTGCTGACCTTCACCCTGCTCTACGGCTCGCTGTACAGCACCTACATCTGGACAG GCCTCATCCCTCTGTGTCTGGCTCTGACGAAGAGGAATGACCTGCTGAGGTTACGACCTGGAGTCTTCATAATCACAGGCTGGGG ggtTCCGTTGCTTATTGTCGGTGGTCTGCTGTTGGCGGGGGAACGGAGGCCGGACACCATAGACTCGGCCTTCTTCTATGGCAGGGCCCAG ATCATAAGTACAGCAGTTGTAGTAGCCGTTAGCATCCTGCTAGGAGGTTTCTCCCTGATGGGCCTGAGCCAGGGGGCCCAGGGGGAACCGCAGGACTACCAAGCCCTGGACAGGGCCTCCATCCTGGGAACCACCGAGGACCTGAGGCCCCAGGCTGAAGCTGAAGACCAGGGCCCGCTGGGCCTCTCCCCGGACAGCGACATCATCAGAG AGTTCCACAACTGTGCACCAGCCCAGCCCATGCCTGACATGATCGCCAGCATACACAGAAACAACACCAGCTCAATCCAGACAg accaGGCGGGGGCGCTGTGTGACGGCCGGCAGGGCGGCGCCGCCCAGGTCCAGGATGAGAGACAGCTGGTCCGACAcgccctcctctgcctgctcctcACAGTCAGTCTGCTAGCG AACCTCTCCAGTTGTCTGTGGTGGCTGTTCAACAAAGACCCAGGGAGACTGTACCTGGAGCTTCAGTTCTTCTGTGCTGTGGCCAACTATGGACAG GGCTTCATCTCGTTTGGGGTGTTTGGTCTGGACAGACACCTCATCATGCTGCCCTTCAAGAACAG acTGCAGGGTCTGTGGCAGAGTAAGAACAGTGAAGAGGAGACCCAGCCAGTGTCCCCTGAGGAGATCAGACTGACCTGCACCCAGTTTGTCCGCTACCACAAAGACCAGTGTGTCCAGGACCTGGTCCACATCAGGAG GTATGGACGGGAGGGTCCGGCACCAGCCCCCCAGAGTCCGGCCCGGCCCCAGAGCCAAGCCCAGGAGCGAGCCTCGTTCCTGGGCAGTGAGCTGGCGGACTGGCTGGTGCGGGGGGGAGTGGCGGAGGGCCGGCCGGAGGCCCAGGCGCACGGGGCTCGTCTCCTGCAGGGCGGGGTCCTCCAGCAGCTCGGCCACCAGTGCGGCTTCAGGGACGACCCCGCCCTGCTCTACTGCTTCACCCAGGGGGAGGGCCCCCTCCACGGGGAGCCACGCGAGGAGACACCTGCCTCTCGCGGAGCTCCCGGAGCTCTCGATGTGGACGTTGAGGAAGAAAGGAGCCAGTGa
- the gpr155b gene encoding lysosomal cholesterol signaling protein isoform X4, which yields MEDSSYVLIHDRNISHPPLSAAPAAMSIDKLFPALLECFGIILCGYVAGRTDIITPSQAKGMGNFVSKFALPALLFKNMVLLDFGDVIWSFLWSVLVAKVSVFVLVCVLTLLVASPESRYSKAGLYSIFATQSNDFALGYPIVDALYRNTHPEYLQYIYLVAPVSLMILNPIGFSLCEVQRWRDDRQPQRSTLSIVGVVFLKVLRNPIVFMVVVGIISHFLLGQRIPAVMGEFVDGLANSFGGAALFYLGLSMVGQLRKLTRDTGVALILLITAKLLVMPLICKDMVELLDSGGNGSSGNHSSLSNYAFLYGVFPTAPSVAIYASQYNMELEVVTSGMVISTFLSAPIMYVSAWLLTIPLMDPTPLVTELQNVSFNISIVSLIALVWTIAVMLLSKKFKRLPHMFTMNLFLAQFLVCVSMILWNFVVHQDNVLGQVLTFTLLYGSLYSTYIWTGLIPLCLALTKRNDLLRLRPGVFIITGWGVPLLIVGGLLLAGERRPDTIDSAFFYGRAQIISTAVVVAVSILLGGFSLMGLSQGAQGEPQDYQALDRASILGTTEDLRPQAEAEDQGPLGLSPDSDIIREFHNCAPAQPMPDMIASIHRNNTSSIQTDQAGALCDGRQGGAAQVQDERQLVRHALLCLLLTVSLLANLSSCLWWLFNKDPGRLYLELQFFCAVANYGQGFISFGVFGLDRHLIMLPFKNRLQGLWQSKNSEEETQPVSPEEIRLTCTQFVRYHKDQCVQDLVHIRSGSGESVSGPVGESFL from the exons ATGGAGGACAGCAGCTACGTCCTCATCCACGACAGGAACATTTCCCACCCGCCCCTGTCCGCCGCCCCGGCTGCCATGTCCATCGACAAGCTGTTCCCGGCGCTGCTGGAGTGCTTCGGCATCATCCTGTGCGGCTACGTGGCCGGGCGCACTGACATCATCACCCCCAGCCAGGCCAAGGGCATGGGCAACTTTGTGTCCAAGTTTGCTCTGCCGGCTCTGCTCTTCAAGAACATGGTGCTGCTGGACTTTGGAGACGTCATCTGGTCCTTCCTGTGGAGCGTCCTGGTCGCCAAGGTGTCTGTGTTCGTCctggtgtgtgtactgacccTCCTGGTGGCTAGTCCGGAGAGCCGTTACAGCAAGGCCGGGCTCTACTCTATCTTCGCCACGCAGAGCAACGACTTTGCCCTGGGATACCCTATAG tggatgCCCTATACAGGAACACCCACCCTGAGTATCTTCAGTATATCTACCTGGTGGCTCCGGTCTCCCTCATGATCCTGAACCCGATAGGGTTCTCCCTGTGTGAGGtccagaggtggagggatgacaggcaGCCCCAGCGCAGCACGCTAAGCATCGTGGGAGTTGTATTTCTCAAG GTGCTGAGGAACCCTATCGTGttcatggtggtggtgggcaTCATATCCCACTTCCTGCTGGGCCAGCGCATCCCAGCGGTGATGGGGGAGTTTGTGGACGGCCTGGCCAACTCGTTCGGCGGCGCCGCCCTCTTCTACCTGGGTCTGTCCATGGTGGGCCAGCTACGGAAGCTCACCAGGGACACTGGAGTGGCCCTCATCCTGCTCATCACTGCCAAGCT gCTGGTGATGCCTCTGATCTGTAAGGACATGGTGGAGCTGCTGGACTCTGGAGGTAACGGCAGCTCAGGGAACCACAGCAGCCTGTCGAACTACGCCTTCCTGTACGGTGTGTTTCCCACCGCTCCCAGCGTGGCTATCTACGCCTCCCAGTACAACatggagctggaggtg gtgacATCAGGTATGGTGATCAGCACCTTCCTGTCTGCCCCCATCATGTACGTGTCCGCCTGGCTTCTGACCATCCCCCTGATGGACCCCACGCCCCTGGTCACCGAGCTGCAGAATGTCAGCTTCAACATCAGCATCGTCAGCCTCATCGCGCTG GTGTGGACCATAGCTGTGATGCTCCTCAGTAAGAAGTTCAAAAGGCTCCCTCACATGTTCACCATGAACCTCTTTCTGGCTCAG ttcctggtgtgtgtgagtatgatcCTGTGGAACTTTGTGGTACATCAAGACAACGTGCTGGGCCAAGTGCTGACCTTCACCCTGCTCTACGGCTCGCTGTACAGCACCTACATCTGGACAG GCCTCATCCCTCTGTGTCTGGCTCTGACGAAGAGGAATGACCTGCTGAGGTTACGACCTGGAGTCTTCATAATCACAGGCTGGGG ggtTCCGTTGCTTATTGTCGGTGGTCTGCTGTTGGCGGGGGAACGGAGGCCGGACACCATAGACTCGGCCTTCTTCTATGGCAGGGCCCAG ATCATAAGTACAGCAGTTGTAGTAGCCGTTAGCATCCTGCTAGGAGGTTTCTCCCTGATGGGCCTGAGCCAGGGGGCCCAGGGGGAACCGCAGGACTACCAAGCCCTGGACAGGGCCTCCATCCTGGGAACCACCGAGGACCTGAGGCCCCAGGCTGAAGCTGAAGACCAGGGCCCGCTGGGCCTCTCCCCGGACAGCGACATCATCAGAG AGTTCCACAACTGTGCACCAGCCCAGCCCATGCCTGACATGATCGCCAGCATACACAGAAACAACACCAGCTCAATCCAGACAg accaGGCGGGGGCGCTGTGTGACGGCCGGCAGGGCGGCGCCGCCCAGGTCCAGGATGAGAGACAGCTGGTCCGACAcgccctcctctgcctgctcctcACAGTCAGTCTGCTAGCG AACCTCTCCAGTTGTCTGTGGTGGCTGTTCAACAAAGACCCAGGGAGACTGTACCTGGAGCTTCAGTTCTTCTGTGCTGTGGCCAACTATGGACAG GGCTTCATCTCGTTTGGGGTGTTTGGTCTGGACAGACACCTCATCATGCTGCCCTTCAAGAACAG acTGCAGGGTCTGTGGCAGAGTAAGAACAGTGAAGAGGAGACCCAGCCAGTGTCCCCTGAGGAGATCAGACTGACCTGCACCCAGTTTGTCCGCTACCACAAAGACCAGTGTGTCCAGGACCTGGTCCACATCAGGAG tGGCTCAGGGGAGAGTGTGAGTGGTCCTGTCGGTGAATCCTTCCTTTGA
- the gpr155b gene encoding lysosomal cholesterol signaling protein isoform X3 — protein MEDSSYVLIHDRNISHPPLSAAPAAMSIDKLFPALLECFGIILCGYVAGRTDIITPSQAKGMGNFVSKFALPALLFKNMVLLDFGDVIWSFLWSVLVAKVSVFVLVCVLTLLVASPESRYSKAGLYSIFATQSNDFALGYPIVDALYRNTHPEYLQYIYLVAPVSLMILNPIGFSLCEVQRWRDDRQPQRSTLSIVGVVFLKVLRNPIVFMVVVGIISHFLLGQRIPAVMGEFVDGLANSFGGAALFYLGLSMVGQLRKLTRDTGVALILLITAKLLVMPLICKDMVELLDSGGNGSSGNHSSLSNYAFLYGVFPTAPSVAIYASQYNMELEVVTSGMVISTFLSAPIMYVSAWLLTIPLMDPTPLVTELQNVSFNISIVSLIALVWTIAVMLLSKKFKRLPHMFTMNLFLAQFLVCVSMILWNFVVHQDNVLGQVLTFTLLYGSLYSTYIWTGLIPLCLALTKRNDLLRLRPGVFIITGWGVPLLIVGGLLLAGERRPDTIDSAFFYGRAQIISTAVVVAVSILLGGFSLMGLSQGAQGEPQDYQALDRASILGTTEDLRPQAEAEDQGPLGLSPDSDIIREFHNCAPAQPMPDMIASIHRNNTSSIQTDQAGALCDGRQGGAAQVQDERQLVRHALLCLLLTVSLLANLSSCLWWLFNKDPGRLYLELQFFCAVANYGQGFISFGVFGLDRHLIMLPFKNRSDPACSGDKHTLACVYTHSHTGTHTHTQVYTQYPSDNLAPGSIHNCPLCVCVCACVCARRLQGLWQSKNSEEETQPVSPEEIRLTCTQFVRYHKDQCVQDLVHIRSGSGESVSGPVGESFL, from the exons ATGGAGGACAGCAGCTACGTCCTCATCCACGACAGGAACATTTCCCACCCGCCCCTGTCCGCCGCCCCGGCTGCCATGTCCATCGACAAGCTGTTCCCGGCGCTGCTGGAGTGCTTCGGCATCATCCTGTGCGGCTACGTGGCCGGGCGCACTGACATCATCACCCCCAGCCAGGCCAAGGGCATGGGCAACTTTGTGTCCAAGTTTGCTCTGCCGGCTCTGCTCTTCAAGAACATGGTGCTGCTGGACTTTGGAGACGTCATCTGGTCCTTCCTGTGGAGCGTCCTGGTCGCCAAGGTGTCTGTGTTCGTCctggtgtgtgtactgacccTCCTGGTGGCTAGTCCGGAGAGCCGTTACAGCAAGGCCGGGCTCTACTCTATCTTCGCCACGCAGAGCAACGACTTTGCCCTGGGATACCCTATAG tggatgCCCTATACAGGAACACCCACCCTGAGTATCTTCAGTATATCTACCTGGTGGCTCCGGTCTCCCTCATGATCCTGAACCCGATAGGGTTCTCCCTGTGTGAGGtccagaggtggagggatgacaggcaGCCCCAGCGCAGCACGCTAAGCATCGTGGGAGTTGTATTTCTCAAG GTGCTGAGGAACCCTATCGTGttcatggtggtggtgggcaTCATATCCCACTTCCTGCTGGGCCAGCGCATCCCAGCGGTGATGGGGGAGTTTGTGGACGGCCTGGCCAACTCGTTCGGCGGCGCCGCCCTCTTCTACCTGGGTCTGTCCATGGTGGGCCAGCTACGGAAGCTCACCAGGGACACTGGAGTGGCCCTCATCCTGCTCATCACTGCCAAGCT gCTGGTGATGCCTCTGATCTGTAAGGACATGGTGGAGCTGCTGGACTCTGGAGGTAACGGCAGCTCAGGGAACCACAGCAGCCTGTCGAACTACGCCTTCCTGTACGGTGTGTTTCCCACCGCTCCCAGCGTGGCTATCTACGCCTCCCAGTACAACatggagctggaggtg gtgacATCAGGTATGGTGATCAGCACCTTCCTGTCTGCCCCCATCATGTACGTGTCCGCCTGGCTTCTGACCATCCCCCTGATGGACCCCACGCCCCTGGTCACCGAGCTGCAGAATGTCAGCTTCAACATCAGCATCGTCAGCCTCATCGCGCTG GTGTGGACCATAGCTGTGATGCTCCTCAGTAAGAAGTTCAAAAGGCTCCCTCACATGTTCACCATGAACCTCTTTCTGGCTCAG ttcctggtgtgtgtgagtatgatcCTGTGGAACTTTGTGGTACATCAAGACAACGTGCTGGGCCAAGTGCTGACCTTCACCCTGCTCTACGGCTCGCTGTACAGCACCTACATCTGGACAG GCCTCATCCCTCTGTGTCTGGCTCTGACGAAGAGGAATGACCTGCTGAGGTTACGACCTGGAGTCTTCATAATCACAGGCTGGGG ggtTCCGTTGCTTATTGTCGGTGGTCTGCTGTTGGCGGGGGAACGGAGGCCGGACACCATAGACTCGGCCTTCTTCTATGGCAGGGCCCAG ATCATAAGTACAGCAGTTGTAGTAGCCGTTAGCATCCTGCTAGGAGGTTTCTCCCTGATGGGCCTGAGCCAGGGGGCCCAGGGGGAACCGCAGGACTACCAAGCCCTGGACAGGGCCTCCATCCTGGGAACCACCGAGGACCTGAGGCCCCAGGCTGAAGCTGAAGACCAGGGCCCGCTGGGCCTCTCCCCGGACAGCGACATCATCAGAG AGTTCCACAACTGTGCACCAGCCCAGCCCATGCCTGACATGATCGCCAGCATACACAGAAACAACACCAGCTCAATCCAGACAg accaGGCGGGGGCGCTGTGTGACGGCCGGCAGGGCGGCGCCGCCCAGGTCCAGGATGAGAGACAGCTGGTCCGACAcgccctcctctgcctgctcctcACAGTCAGTCTGCTAGCG AACCTCTCCAGTTGTCTGTGGTGGCTGTTCAACAAAGACCCAGGGAGACTGTACCTGGAGCTTCAGTTCTTCTGTGCTGTGGCCAACTATGGACAG GGCTTCATCTCGTTTGGGGTGTTTGGTCTGGACAGACACCTCATCATGCTGCCCTTCAAGAACAGGTCGGACCCTGCCTGCTCTggcgacaaacacacactcgcatgcgtgtacacacactcacacactggtacacacacccacacgcaagTATACACACAGTATCCTTCCGATAACCTGGCTCCAGGGTCCATTCACAACtgtccgctgtgtgtgtgtgtgtgtgcgtgtgtgtgcgcgcgcagacTGCAGGGTCTGTGGCAGAGTAAGAACAGTGAAGAGGAGACCCAGCCAGTGTCCCCTGAGGAGATCAGACTGACCTGCACCCAGTTTGTCCGCTACCACAAAGACCAGTGTGTCCAGGACCTGGTCCACATCAGGAG tGGCTCAGGGGAGAGTGTGAGTGGTCCTGTCGGTGAATCCTTCCTTTGA